TTAATAAGGTAACTTCTTGAAGTTCCTTGTATTTTTGCGCACCAAAATATTGCGCATTAAAAACACCAAATCCATAACAAATTCCACTTAAGATAGCAAACATAATAAAATAAAGTTGATTTGAAGCAGCAACACCATTCATTGCTAATTGGCCTGCCGTATAATGAAAACCAACATAGTTTCCTAAACCCCACTGTTCTCAAACTTCTTTTACATTATAAACATTATTTGCTCCAAAAATAGCTTTAATCTCGTCAGCTAGATGATGAAAACCATGCACATTACTTTTAATTGAACTTGCAAAAAAATTATCAACTAAATCCGTTGACTCCATAATAATTTCTTGCAATGTTGCTAATAAAATTAGCACTAAGGCTGTTGCATATCACTTTTTCGAAGCAAAAAATTTTGGTCGTTTCTTGCTTTGTATTTGTGTCATTTTATCCTCCTTTCCGTTTTACTTAAATTACACTGCAAATATTATAATATAAAAAAATAAAAAAACATTATTTTTTATTTTTTTTCAAGCAATATTTTTGGTATAATTAATATCCTAATAAATTACGATATGTTCATTCATCTTTCGAAAATCCTAACTTGTTTTTCTTTGTTCGAATTAATTGTGCTGTATGATTATTAAAATCAATTTGATACCATTGTCCACACGCATTTAACATTAAATGCCCACTAATCGTTCCCAGTGCTCCCAAGGCAAATAACGGAACAATTTGAGATGGATAGCCTCCTAATCAATCACGAACATTAGTTCCACCAAAACTTCATCCACCTTTTCCCATATATTGAAAATTCTCATTTAAAACCGCTGAAAATAATAAGGCAAACAAGGCATATATTAAAAACATTATTAAACTGCCTAAAATTTGTTTCTTATCATAACTTGGCGTTCCATAAAGATGCATTCACCAACAGACAGCAATAATTAAAGCATGGTTCCCATAATGAGCTCAATAATAATAATTTCCAAAAGTATAAGCATCTGGCGGAAAAACCAATGCTAAAATTGGCAATCATACTCCCCATGGCGCATAATAGGAATATAATCTTCTTGTTACTTTGCTATTTTGTGGGCACAATAGTAAAATTCCATAAATTAAGTTTAATCATTTGCATAACTCTAACGGTACAGCGTCCGTTCAATTATCAGCACGAATTGTTGAACCATTAGAAATTGTTTCATAAACACCCGGACTAACTAATTTAACTTTAACTCACGCTTTATAAATAGGCAAGTTTAAACAATCAACAGTTCTGGTATCAAAAAAATGTGCATACCATTGCCCTTGATATTCCACAATGTTACTTTGACCATATTGCAGACCATTAATCAAAATCGTATTATTGTTATTAAACATTAAACTTGGAATGACTTTATAGTAATAAATGATTTTTAGCAATCAAAAAATTAATCAGGCAAAAATTAAATAACTACCCAAAGTATAGCGAAAAATGCTTTTAGTTGCTAACTTGGCATTAAACTTTGGCAACAAAAAAACAATTAATAACAAAACAACAACCATACTTAAACCAACAGCAAATTCAATTCCGAATGTAACAGGTCCCTTGGGCTGTGCTCATTGGCTACCTAATGGATCAAAAAAACCTCATGGTCCATTTCAACCGCCAAAACTATAACTCATTAAATTCATTGCAGCCTCCATTCATTATTTTTACTCTTTCTTTTTTCTTTTTTGCTTCGCCGCTAGTTTCTCTGCTTTTTTCTGTTTACGGTTCTTATGAATTTTTTCTCATAAGCTCTCCATTTTTATCTTTTCACTATGATTTTCAATTTGGTCTGTTTTTCGTTTAAAGAAAAGGACAAGGCCAATAACAATTGCTAAAATTACAATGACAATTAATAATGCTGCTCATCACGGAAGAACATCGAACAATGACTTTACCATTAGAATCATTTAGTTTTCCTCCTTTGTAATATCTTCCATTATACACAAAAATAAAAAATTAATAACGAATGTTATTAATTTTTTATTTCCTTAATTTCGTTTTGAAAATTGTTTTTGATTAGCATCCTTTTTAGTTGCTTTTTTAGCTGCTTTAATTTTTTTATCAGCAGTAACTTTATCAGAACGTGTTTTTAAAACAAATTGCTTCATTGAAATTGTTTCACCTGTACGTCTTTTATCAGCAATTTGTCAAAATCCGTACATAAAAGCAGTAATTAATGCTCCGATAGCCATAAATAAGAATGCTAACAATGTTCATTGTCAAGCACCAGCTCAACCATAAACACCAGTATCGCCATTCCCACGGCCTAAAGCCGATAAGAATCCAACAATTGGGCCCCCATGCCCAGCTAAGTCAGCAATTCCTACTGCTCCAGCTAATCCACCAGCAATTGCTGACCCAACAATATTACTTGGAATAACACGTTTTGGATCATTTACTGCAAATGGAATAGCTCCTTCTGAGATTCCAATGCAGCCCATAAAGAATGCTGTTGAACCCATTGTTCGTTGTTCTTCGTTATAGAATGGTTTAAAGATTCATGTTGCAATTCCCATTCCCATTGGAGCAACCGGAATTGCAACTGCCATTGCCCCCATTGGGGTATAAATCTTTGAACCAATTAATCCCGTAGATGCTAAAAAAGCAACTTTATTAACTGGTCCTCCCATATCAAACCCAGCCATTGCTCCAATTAATAGACCAAAAGCTAACCCAATTGCGACATTAGAAGCATTTGAAATATTTCCTCATGTTTTTGAAATTCATTCTTGGAATTTTCCCATTACTCATCCAACTGTTGAACCAATTACGAACATCATAATCATTCCATAAACAAAACCAACAACAATTGGAATAAAGAAAATCGGCATTACTGGTTTTAAACCTTTTGGGACATTTCACGTATTAATTCATTTAACAGTATAACCAACAGCTAATCCAGCAGCAATTGCCCCGACAAATCCGGTTGGAGTATTAACTGCTTCAATCCCTGGTAAAGGATAAAAGTTAGCAGCATTATTCCCAATAAATGACACAACAATTGCTGGTGCAATTGCTGAACGACCAGCAATTGAATTAGCAATAAATGCTCCTAAAACAGGAATCATCAAAGTAAATGCTGAACCTCCCAGAATATTTAAATAATAGAAAAAATTCTTAGGATCAGTTAAAGGATCAGTGTAGAACAATTCGCCTCAATGTGCTGTTCCTCCTGTTGCGTCAGGAATTCAACCCATTCCCTTTGAAGAACCATGGAAGTTTTCATAATTAGGACCATAAATTGCTTTTGCTAATCCTAATGAAATGGCGATAAAAATCCCCCCCAAGATAACAATTGGCACCATATATGAAACCCCTGCCATCAAGTGCTTCATAACTCCAACTTTTTGGCCGCTACCATTGCTACCTTTTGTTGTAAATTCACCAACTGGTTCGGTTTTTCCCTCTTTTAAAGCAGTATTAATAACTCCTTCAGGGTCTTTAATTGCTTTAGCAACAGGGCAAATATATACTTTTTTGCCACCAAATCTTGTCATATCAAGACCAATATCAGTTGCCGCAATAATTACTTCCGCACGTTTAATTTCTGCATCAGTAAAATCATTACGAACTCCTTCTGCTCCATGCGTTTCAACTTTAATGTCATATCCTAATTTCGGACCAGTTTGATTTAATTTGTCAGCAGCTAAGAAGGTGTGAGCCACCCCTGTTGCACAAGCTGTCATTGCTAAAATCAATGGTTTTTCACCTGTTGGCTTAGTTACTTTTTCAGAACTATTTTGATCAGCACCTGCTAACAAAGCAGCTTGAATCTTAGTTTTATTTGTTTCAATTTTCATTGCTTTTTTGAAATTTTCATCCATTAATTTTCGCGCAACTTCACTTAAAATTCCTAAATGAATATCACCTGATTTAGCCTCCGGAATAATTAAGGCAATCGCAACTTTTGTTGGTTTTCCATCCATTGCTTTTCAATCAACAGAATCTTTGAAACGAATAAACAAAACTGCTTCTTTTTTAACTGCTTTAATCCGTGCATGTGGAATTGCAAAACCATCTTCAAAACCTGTCGAAGATTCTTTTTCACGAGCCTCAAAACCTTTAACAAGTTCGTTTGGGTCAGAAACATATCCTAATGTTTCAGCTAACTTCGCAAGTTCTAAGAATGCTTCTTCTTTAGTCTTTGCGGTTGAATCTAAAATGATATGTTTCTCATTAAAAATTTCATTATACATATTGTTTTTTCTCCTTCCATAATCGACTTACATTTTACTAAAAAAAAAAAAAAAAGCAACGGAATCCTTAAAAAAATAGATTTTTTTAAATAAAATGGAATTTTTTTCTGTAAAAAAAAAAAAAAAAAAAACACCGTTTACGCTTAAACCGTTTATTTCTTATAACTTAACAATGCTTTACCCTTGACAGTAACAGTGAGTCTCTGATTTAAATCAACAATAATTGCTGATTCTCTCGCTGTAAGGTTTTCTGCCCCAATCATAATTTCTCCTTCAACAACTGTTACCTGTCCTCATTTTACTAATGATAAATCAAGTTCTTGTGTTTTTGTTAGTAAATGCAAAGTAAAATATTGATTATCAATTAAAATTCCTTCTATAATATGTTGCACTTGTTCATTTGAATCCGGAACTGTTGTTACATCAAAACATTCTTGCAAATGTAAGGGACGAAAATTCCCATCTTTATCAGCACGATCAAAATCATAAAAGCGATATGTAACATCAGATGAACGTTGCAACTCAAAAACAGTTACCCCCTGTGTTATTGCATGGACTTTTCCTGGTGGAACATATAAGAAATCTCCTTTTTGCACTTTTACTTCTGTAAATAATTGCTGTCATGCTTTTTGCTCAACCATTGCCATTAACTCAGTTTTTGTTTGTGCTTGATGGCCATAAATCATTTTAGCATTTGGGGGGCAATCAAGCACATATCAACATTCTGGTTTCCCTAACATTTTATTATGCCTTAAACTATATTCATCATCAGGGTGCACTTGCACTGATAAATAATCATTAGCCGTAATAATTTTTGACAATAATGGAAACTCGCTTTCTGTAGTTCCAAAATATTCGGGATGATTTTGATAAAAAGATTTTAAAGAAGTCCCTTGCTCTGGACCAGTAGCAATATAACTCATTCCATTATCTAAAGCACTAATAACTCATGCTTCACCATATAAATCATTTGTTGGTAGTTGAAAACCAAAATCAGCCAGCTTGTGGCCACCCCATAATCGTTCAGAGAAAAAAGGGGTTACTTTAATTACTTTATACATAAATGTCCTCCTCAGGCTTTCCATTTATATTTAACCATAAAAACTGAAAAAATAATATTATCTTATAAATTTATAGTAAGATATAAACAACTAGCAAAAAAGGAGTTTAGAATGGAAATTATTAATATTCGTAGTTATCTTAAAAAAATAAAATGACATCTACTATGATTACTAGCCGCTTTAGGTTTAGTCACTATTATCTTTTTAATTATCTTTTTATTACAAAAAAAAATGCCCGCTCAAGATAAATTAATGTACTGTTCAATTTTTATTGTCATTAATTTACTTTTATTATTTATTAATTATTTAATTATTAAAAACCCTTTTATTTTTTCAAAAATTTATCACTATGATAATGAAAAAAATAGGTTAAGCCTAAGTTTTTACTTTTATGTTTTTGTTTTCATTATTACCCTTGTTTTTTTCTTTTTAACAATTGTTTCAATTCAACTTATTTTAAAAACAACTTTTAATAGTGCCATCAAGCAACTATGATATGCTGGTTTTGGTTATGCCTTATGAAGCTGTTTTATTATTGGTGGTTTTAATACGGTTAATCTAATTATTTTAAACCGCCCAATTCCCCCAGCAAAAGCTACTTCTTAAAATCATAGGCTTCAATTCATTGTAAAGATCTTAATAGTCAGTTTAAATCTTTTCGAATAACATCAACAATATTTGTAATGGCTTCTTGATAGGTTCCAACAAACGAAAAACCAAGTAATCTTCCCGTTATGTCATTAAAATTATTAACATTATAATGACTAAAAACAATTGTAATATGTCCCCCATCAAATTGCATTAAGGGGATTTTTTTATTGTTATTAGCTAACTCAATTAAATTAACCATTACTTTTGGTGTCAATAACTTTCGAATTAGAATTTGATCATTTGCATTAACAGCAAATATTTTTTCAAATTCAGTTGATTCTAAATTAGTATTATCTTTTGATTTAAAAATTTTAAAAAAAGTCCGCATTGCTTTAATTGTCGCAATCAAATCTCATTCTTCATTAATATCAATTGTCAAATATGGATAACGAGTATAAATAATATCCGTACTTTTCCCATTATTAATTACTTCTTTTCGTGTTAAAGTCCCAAATGAATAATTAACATTAGTTGCATTAAAATTAAGCACATAATCTTGTTTGATTTCACTTTTTGGTGGTACACCAACACGAGGAAAAAAGTCAAACTTTTTTTTAACCGTTGCAACTTGATATTTTTTTGTTGTCATAACATCTAATTCTGTTTGATAAAATTTTGCCATCGGTAATTCTTGAATAATAAGTTTTTGTAATTTTATTGCTCTTCAATATTTAAATGTTAAATATCCCACACAACTTAAGGTACCTAAACTTACAAGAAGAATAAGAACTTGACCAGTAATCCCAAGAGAACTTAAAGTTGCAAAAAAGAACAATTGAATATTAATAAAAGTTATTATTAACAAAAATCATAGTAAAAAAGTAATTGTTATTAAGCACCAGTTTAAAAACAAATAACGTTTTTTAAAATATTTAAAATTAGTATTTTTTAATTTATGTTTCATAACCAGTTCCATAAATTCCTGCGTAACAACCGCTTCTAAAGGTGTTATATTATTTTCCATTGGTTAATCTTAATTTCCTCACTAACTTAAAAAATAGAATTAGGAGCAATCAATTATTGTCCTAAATCTATTTTAACATCTTGACGATCAGCAGCATCTGCTTCAAAATATAAAAATGTACTTAAACGTAACGAAGACGCTGCAACATTTGATGGTCAAGTTTTTAAACTGGCATTAAAATCACGAACTGCCGAATTATAAAAACGACGAGCCGCAGCAATGTTGTCTTCACAATCTTTAATTCCTGTTTGCAATTCAATAACACTATTGTTTGCTTTTAAATCTGGATAATTTTCTAATAAGACATTAATTTTCCCCGCTTGACTAGTAATTGCATTATTAACTTTGTCTAATTCTTGCACATTTAAGTTTTTATTAGCCTGACTTCTTAATTCAACAATTGTCGCCAAGGTATCTTTTTCATACTTCATATATTGTTTTGTACTATCAATTAACTTTGTTAACATGTCAACACGGCGTTTTAATTGTACATCAATATCTGATGCTGTTTCCTCAATTTTTTCTTTATTACGAATCAAATTATTTCTTGATAAAATAAACAAGAAAATTGGAAAAATTAAAATAAACCAAATGTAAACAAAGAATTTGCCCAAAAAACTACTTTTTGCCGCCACTTCCGCATTATTTACTGTTGGATTATATCCCATTTTTGTTCCTCCTTTCTGAACCTATTTGCTAATTATTATATAAGAAAATAATAATAAAAACAAGATAAACTTTTAAATAATAAAAAAATAGCTCGTAATTGAGCTATCTTTAAAAAGTTAATTATTTAATAATTGAAACAACTGTTCCGGCACCGATTGTACGACCACCTTCACGAATTGAGAATTTTGTTCCTTCTTCAATCGCAACAGGGGCAATTAATTCAACTGTCATTTCAACATTATCAGCTGGCATAACCATTTCTACTCCGGCTGGTAATTTAATTGAACCTGTAACATCAGTTGTACGGAAATAAAATTGTGGACGGTAATTTCCGAAGAATGGCGTATGACGCCCTCCTTCTTCTTTACTTAAAACATAAACTTGTACTTTAAATTCTTTGTGTGGTTTAACTGAACCTGGTTTTGCAATAACTTGCCCACGTTCAACATCTTCACGGTTTACTCCACGTAATAAAATCCCAACATTGTCTCCAGCTTTAGCATCATCTAATAATTTTCTGAACATTTCTAAACCTGTTGCAACAACTTTTTTAGTTGCTTCTTTTAATCCGATAATTTCAACTTCTTCATTAACTTTAACAATCCCACGTTCAACACGTCCTGTTGCAACTGTTCCACGTCCTGTAATTGTGAAAACATCTTCAACAGGCATCATAAATGGTTTTTCAGTATCTCTTTCTGGTTCTGGAATTCATGTATCAATTGCATTCATTAATTCCATATTTTTTTCTTCTCATTTAGGGTCACCTTCAAGTGCTTTTAATGCTGAACCTCTAATAACTGGGGTATTTTCTCCATCAAATCCATATTCACTTAATAGGTCTCTAACTTCCATTTCAACTAAGTCGATCATTTCAGTATCGTCACCCATCATATCACATTTGTTTAAGAAAACAACCATTTTTGGTACACCAACTTGTCTTGATAATAAGATATGCTCTCTTGTTTGAGGCATTGGCCCATCGGTTGCCGCAACAACTAAAATCGCACCATCCATTTGCGCAGCTCCTGTAATCATGTTTTTAACATAATCAGCATGCCCTGGACAGTCAACATGAGCATAGTGTCTTTTATCAGTACGGTATTCAACGTGTGAAGTATTAATTGTAATCCCACGTTCTTTTTCTTCAGGTGCTTTATCGATATTATCATATCCTTGTGCTTCTGCGAATCCTTTTTTAGCTAGTACAGTTGTAATAGCCGCTGTTAAAGTTGTTTTACCGTGGTCAACGTGACCAATTGTTCCAACGTTTACGTGTGGTAAACTTCTATCAAATTTTTGTTTTGCCATTTTAATCTTTTCCTCCTATATTTAATAGACAAATGTCATAACTATTGTAAATTAATTTATCTTGCTTTGCAATCTTTTTTTCATAATGGTGGATAAAACCATTGTTTTTAATAAATTTATTCCGCTGATTTTCCAGCTTTTTTAATAATTTCTTCGGTAACTGATTTTGGTGCCTCTTGGTAGTGTGAGAATAACATTGTATATGTTCCTCGCCCTTGCGTAAAGCTTCGTAAATCAGTAGCATAACCAAACATTTCTGACAACGGAACTTTTGCCTTAACAACTTGAGCATTTCCACGCTGGTCATTTCCTTCGATTTGACCACGGCGTGATGATAAGTTCCCCATTACATCTCCATAGTATTCTTCTGGAACTGTAACTTCAACAGCCATAATTGGTTCTAAAATAACTGGCTTACATTTTTTTGCCGCTTCTTTTAATGCTAAACTAGCAGCAAATTCATAGGCCATTTGTGATGAATCGACATCATGGTATGACCCATCATATAGGGTTGCTTTAATATCAATCATTGGATAACCAGCTAATTTACCAGTTTGCATTGATTCTTCAATTCCTTTTTTAACTGAACCAATAAATTCTTTTGGAATTTTTCCTCCAACAATCGCATCAACAAATTCAAAACCTTTATCATGGTTTGGTTCAAACTTAATTCATACGTGTCCATATTGTCCACGTCCCCCTGATTGTTTAATGTATTTTCCTTCTACTTCGGCACTATCTTTAAATGTTTCACGATATGAAACTTGTGGAGCCCCAACATTGGTTTCCACTTTAAATTCACGCTTCATTCGGTCAACTAAAATGTCTAAGTGCAACTCACCCATTCCAGCAATAATCGTTTGTCCCGTTTCCTCGTCTGTTCATGTTCTAAATGTTGGATCTTCTTCTGCTAATTTTTGTAATGCTAAACTCATTTTTTCTTGATCTGCTTTTGTTTTTGGCTCTAATGCTAAACTAATAACTGGTTCTGGGAACACCATTGATTCTAAGATCACTTCATTTTTTTCATCACAAAGGGTATCTCCCGTTGTAGTTAATTTTAAACCAACTGCGGCAGCAATATCACCAGCATAAACTTCCTCAATTTCTTCACGATTATTAGCATGCATTTTTAATAATCGTCCAATTCGTTCACTCTTATCTTTTGTTGAGTTTAAAACAGAACTTCCTTTTTTTAACACTCCTGAATAAACACGGAAAAATGTTAATTTTCCAACAAACGGATCAGTCATAATTTTGAATGCTAACGCTGAAAATGGTTCACTATCATCAGCATGACGTTCAACTTCTGTTCCATCTTCTAATACTCCTTTAATCGCCGGAATATCAACTGGAGATGGTAAATAGTCAATGACTCCATCCAACATTAATTTAACTCCCTTGTTTTTAAAAGCACTTCCACAAAAGACTGGGAAGAAGTCTCCTGTTAATGTTGCAGCACGAATCGCACTTTTAATTTCAGGAATTGTAATTTCATTTCCATCTAAATATTTCAGCATTAACTCTTCATTAAAATTAACGATTGCTTCAACTAATTTCATCCGATATTCTTCCACTAAATCTTTTAAATCATCAGGAATCGGAATTTCTTGGGCATCCTCATTCGCTGCTCCATCGTAATGATAAGCTTTTCGTTCTACAATATCAATGATGCCCGAAAATTGATCTTCTGCTCCAATTGGAATTTGTACAGGATGTGCATTTGCTTGTAAGCGGTCATGAATTGTTTTTACTGAATATAAAAAGTCCGCTCCAATTTTATCCATTTTATTAACAAAGACAACACGTGGTACTCCATAAGTTGTTGCTTGTCTTCAAACAGTTTCTGTTTGGGGTTCAACTCCCGATTGTCCATCAAGAACTGCAACTGCCCCGTCTAATACTCGCAATGACCTTTCCACTTCCACAGTAAAGTCAACGTGGCCTGGAGTATCAATAATATTTAAACGCATATTTTTTCAAAAGGCTGTTGTTGCCGCTGAAGTAATTGTAATTCCACGTTCTTGTTCTTGAGCCATTCAATCCATTTGACTAGCCCCATCATGTGTTTCTCCGATTTTATGAATTTTACCAGTATGGAATAAAATCCGCTCTGTTGTTGTGGTTTTTCCAGCATCAATGTGCGCCATAATTCCAATATTTCTCGTATTTTCTAGAGAATATTCTCTTGCCATTTTTAAATTCCTTTCTATCTTTCCTATCAGCGATAATGGGCGAAAGCTTTATTTGCTTCTGCCATTTTATGTGTATCATCTTTTTTCTTTACTGACCCACCAATTCCATTTGAGGCATCAATAATTTCATTTGCTAAACGATCAATCATGCTTTTTTCATTACGTAATCTTGCATAATTAATTAGTCATCTTAATCCTAAAGTAACCTTACGGTCATCATTTACTTCAATTGGAACTTGATAATTAGCTCCTCCAATTCGACGAACTTTTAATTCTAAATGTGGTGTAATGTTTTCAATTGCCTTATTAAACACATCTAATGGCTCACTGTTTGTTTTTTCTTTTACAATATCAAATGCTCCATATAAAATTGTTTGAGCAACCCCTCTTTTCCCATCAATCATAATTTTATTAATTGCACGTGTCACTAATTTTGAATTATAAATTGGATCTGGTAAAACATCTCTTTTTTCTGCTTGGCGTTTACGCATAAAATCCCTCCTTCCTTTTTAACTAAGCTTTCGTTGCTTTTGGTCTTTTTGTACCATATAGTGATCTTCCTTGTTGACGGTTATTAACTCCGGCAGTATCCAATGTTCCACGAATAATGTGGTAACGTACCCCTGGTAAGTCTTTAACCCTTCCTCCACGAATTAAGACAACACTATGTTCTTGCAAATTATGTCCTTCTCCTGGAATATATGCTGTTACTTCCATTCCGTTTGTTAAACGAACACGGGCATATTTTCGTAACGCTGAGTTTGGTTTTTTTGGTGTCATTGTTGCAACACGAGTACAAACTCCTCTTTTTTGTGGTGAAGTTACATCAGTTGGTTTTTTTTGTAAAGAGTTTAACCCTCTATTTAAAGCGGGGGCTTTTGTTTTTCACACTTTTTCTTTACGTGGTTTACGAACTAATTGGTTAATTGTTGGC
This genomic window from Spiroplasma sp. SV19 contains:
- a CDS encoding YwaF family protein, yielding MNLMSYSFGGWNGPWGFFDPLGSQWAQPKGPVTFGIEFAVGLSMVVVLLLIVFLLPKFNAKLATKSIFRYTLGSYLIFAWLIFWLLKIIYYYKVIPSLMFNNNNTILINGLQYGQSNIVEYQGQWYAHFFDTRTVDCLNLPIYKAWVKVKLVSPGVYETISNGSTIRADNWTDAVPLELCKWLNLIYGILLLCPQNSKVTRRLYSYYAPWGVWLPILALVFPPDAYTFGNYYYWAHYGNHALIIAVCWWMHLYGTPSYDKKQILGSLIMFLIYALFALLFSAVLNENFQYMGKGGWSFGGTNVRDWLGGYPSQIVPLFALGALGTISGHLMLNACGQWYQIDFNNHTAQLIRTKKNKLGFSKDEWTYRNLLGY
- a CDS encoding fructose-specific PTS transporter subunit EIIC, whose product is MYNEIFNEKHIILDSTAKTKEEAFLELAKLAETLGYVSDPNELVKGFEAREKESSTGFEDGFAIPHARIKAVKKEAVLFIRFKDSVDWKAMDGKPTKVAIALIIPEAKSGDIHLGILSEVARKLMDENFKKAMKIETNKTKIQAALLAGADQNSSEKVTKPTGEKPLILAMTACATGVAHTFLAADKLNQTGPKLGYDIKVETHGAEGVRNDFTDAEIKRAEVIIAATDIGLDMTRFGGKKVYICPVAKAIKDPEGVINTALKEGKTEPVGEFTTKGSNGSGQKVGVMKHLMAGVSYMVPIVILGGIFIAISLGLAKAIYGPNYENFHGSSKGMGWIPDATGGTAHWGELFYTDPLTDPKNFFYYLNILGGSAFTLMIPVLGAFIANSIAGRSAIAPAIVVSFIGNNAANFYPLPGIEAVNTPTGFVGAIAAGLAVGYTVKWINTWNVPKGLKPVMPIFFIPIVVGFVYGMIMMFVIGSTVGWVMGKFQEWISKTWGNISNASNVAIGLAFGLLIGAMAGFDMGGPVNKVAFLASTGLIGSKIYTPMGAMAVAIPVAPMGMGIATWIFKPFYNEEQRTMGSTAFFMGCIGISEGAIPFAVNDPKRVIPSNIVGSAIAGGLAGAVGIADLAGHGGPIVGFLSALGRGNGDTGVYGWAGAWQWTLLAFLFMAIGALITAFMYGFWQIADKRRTGETISMKQFVLKTRSDKVTADKKIKAAKKATKKDANQKQFSKRN
- a CDS encoding type I phosphomannose isomerase catalytic subunit — its product is MYKVIKVTPFFSERLWGGHKLADFGFQLPTNDLYGEAWVISALDNGMSYIATGPEQGTSLKSFYQNHPEYFGTTESEFPLLSKIITANDYLSVQVHPDDEYSLRHNKMLGKPECWYVLDCPPNAKMIYGHQAQTKTELMAMVEQKAWQQLFTEVKVQKGDFLYVPPGKVHAITQGVTVFELQRSSDVTYRFYDFDRADKDGNFRPLHLQECFDVTTVPDSNEQVQHIIEGILIDNQYFTLHLLTKTQELDLSLVKWGQVTVVEGEIMIGAENLTARESAIIVDLNQRLTVTVKGKALLSYKK
- a CDS encoding DUF3137 domain-containing protein; translated protein: MENNITPLEAVVTQEFMELVMKHKLKNTNFKYFKKRYLFLNWCLITITFLLWFLLIITFINIQLFFFATLSSLGITGQVLILLVSLGTLSCVGYLTFKYWRAIKLQKLIIQELPMAKFYQTELDVMTTKKYQVATVKKKFDFFPRVGVPPKSEIKQDYVLNFNATNVNYSFGTLTRKEVINNGKSTDIIYTRYPYLTIDINEEWDLIATIKAMRTFFKIFKSKDNTNLESTEFEKIFAVNANDQILIRKLLTPKVMVNLIELANNNKKIPLMQFDGGHITIVFSHYNVNNFNDITGRLLGFSFVGTYQEAITNIVDVIRKDLNWLLRSLQWIEAYDFKK
- a CDS encoding LemA family protein, whose product is MGYNPTVNNAEVAAKSSFLGKFFVYIWFILIFPIFLFILSRNNLIRNKEKIEETASDIDVQLKRRVDMLTKLIDSTKQYMKYEKDTLATIVELRSQANKNLNVQELDKVNNAITSQAGKINVLLENYPDLKANNSVIELQTGIKDCEDNIAAARRFYNSAVRDFNASLKTWPSNVAASSLRLSTFLYFEADAADRQDVKIDLGQ
- the tuf gene encoding elongation factor Tu encodes the protein MAKQKFDRSLPHVNVGTIGHVDHGKTTLTAAITTVLAKKGFAEAQGYDNIDKAPEEKERGITINTSHVEYRTDKRHYAHVDCPGHADYVKNMITGAAQMDGAILVVAATDGPMPQTREHILLSRQVGVPKMVVFLNKCDMMGDDTEMIDLVEMEVRDLLSEYGFDGENTPVIRGSALKALEGDPKWEEKNMELMNAIDTWIPEPERDTEKPFMMPVEDVFTITGRGTVATGRVERGIVKVNEEVEIIGLKEATKKVVATGLEMFRKLLDDAKAGDNVGILLRGVNREDVERGQVIAKPGSVKPHKEFKVQVYVLSKEEGGRHTPFFGNYRPQFYFRTTDVTGSIKLPAGVEMVMPADNVEMTVELIAPVAIEEGTKFSIREGGRTIGAGTVVSIIK
- the fusA gene encoding elongation factor G; amino-acid sequence: MAREYSLENTRNIGIMAHIDAGKTTTTERILFHTGKIHKIGETHDGASQMDWMAQEQERGITITSAATTAFWKNMRLNIIDTPGHVDFTVEVERSLRVLDGAVAVLDGQSGVEPQTETVWRQATTYGVPRVVFVNKMDKIGADFLYSVKTIHDRLQANAHPVQIPIGAEDQFSGIIDIVERKAYHYDGAANEDAQEIPIPDDLKDLVEEYRMKLVEAIVNFNEELMLKYLDGNEITIPEIKSAIRAATLTGDFFPVFCGSAFKNKGVKLMLDGVIDYLPSPVDIPAIKGVLEDGTEVERHADDSEPFSALAFKIMTDPFVGKLTFFRVYSGVLKKGSSVLNSTKDKSERIGRLLKMHANNREEIEEVYAGDIAAAVGLKLTTTGDTLCDEKNEVILESMVFPEPVISLALEPKTKADQEKMSLALQKLAEEDPTFRTWTDEETGQTIIAGMGELHLDILVDRMKREFKVETNVGAPQVSYRETFKDSAEVEGKYIKQSGGRGQYGHVWIKFEPNHDKGFEFVDAIVGGKIPKEFIGSVKKGIEESMQTGKLAGYPMIDIKATLYDGSYHDVDSSQMAYEFAASLALKEAAKKCKPVILEPIMAVEVTVPEEYYGDVMGNLSSRRGQIEGNDQRGNAQVVKAKVPLSEMFGYATDLRSFTQGRGTYTMLFSHYQEAPKSVTEEIIKKAGKSAE
- the rpsG gene encoding 30S ribosomal protein S7, whose product is MRKRQAEKRDVLPDPIYNSKLVTRAINKIMIDGKRGVAQTILYGAFDIVKEKTNSEPLDVFNKAIENITPHLELKVRRIGGANYQVPIEVNDDRKVTLGLRWLINYARLRNEKSMIDRLANEIIDASNGIGGSVKKKDDTHKMAEANKAFAHYRW
- the rpsL gene encoding 30S ribosomal protein S12 yields the protein MPTINQLVRKPRKEKVWKTKAPALNRGLNSLQKKPTDVTSPQKRGVCTRVATMTPKKPNSALRKYARVRLTNGMEVTAYIPGEGHNLQEHSVVLIRGGRVKDLPGVRYHIIRGTLDTAGVNNRQQGRSLYGTKRPKATKA